The following is a genomic window from Candidatus Polarisedimenticolia bacterium.
GAGAAGGCGCGCAAGCTCGGCGTGCCGGTGAACGACGTGTTCCAGGCGATGTCGGCGGTCCTGGGCGGGACCTATGTCAACGATTTCAACCGCTTCGGACGGCTGTACCGCGTCTATGTACAGGCGGAAGGCGACGCGCGCCGCCAGCCTGAGGACATCGGCAAGGTCTACGTGCGCAGCGGCACCACCGGGAACATGGTGCCTCTCGCCACGCTGGTCAGCATTACTTCCGAAGCCGGCACCGAAGTCACCAATCGCTTCAACCTGTTCCGCTCGGTCGAGATCAGCGGCGTGCCGGCCCCCGGGTTCACCTCGGGGCAGGCGCTGAAGGCGCTGGAAGAAGTCTTCGCGAAGACGATGCCCAAGGAGATGGGCTTCGCCTACTCGTCGATGTCGTACCAGGAGAAGGTCGCCCCCCCCGCCGGCCCCACCTTCCTCATGGCGATCTTTTTCGTCTTCCTGCTGCTGGCCGCCATGTACGAATCGTGGCGCCTGCCGTGGGCGGTCCTGCTGGGCTCCCCGCTGGTGGCCCTCGGAGCTTTCTTCGGCACCTGGCTGATGGGCTACGACAACAACGTCTACGTGCAGATCGGCCTCATCATGCTGATCGGCCTGGCCGCGAAGAACTCCATCCTGATCGTCGAGTTCGCCAAGGCAAAGCACGAGCAGGAGGGGAAATCGGTGATCGAAGCCGCGATCGAGTCGGCCCGGCTGCGCTTCCGGCCGATTCTCATGACCGCCTTCGCCTTCATCCTGGGCGTCGTCCCTCTGATGCTGTCGAACGGCGCCGGCGCGGCGGCGCAGAACGTCATGGGGACGGCGGTCTTCTGGGGGATGCTGATCGCCACGGCCATGGGGGTGTTCATCATTCCCGGGAACTTCTCCTTCGTGGAAGGTCTCGGACGCAAGGGCAAGGCGAAATCACCCGATCTCGCCCCGGTGGCCGGGGCCCCGCACGGACCCGCCACCGCGCCCGGGGGCGGGGGCACCCACGCATGAGGCAGTCTCGCGCCGCCGCGGTCCTCGCCGGCCTGCTGACTCTTGCAACCCTGCAGACGGGCTGCCTCCTCGGTCCCAGCTACCAGCGGCCCCCGATCGAGTCGCCTGCCACCCATCGCCCCCTGGAAGGAGAGGCCACCGAGCAATCCCTGGCCGACCTCCCCTGGTGGGAGGTGTTCCAGGACCCCGCCCTGCAGGAGCTGATCCATCAGGCATTGCAAGGGAGCTTCGACCTGCGGATAGCGGCGGGGCGCGTCGAGGAGGCGCGCGCCCGGGCCGGCATCGCGAAATCCTTCCTCTTTCCCGAGGTGAATCTCACCGGCGGCTACACCACCGAGCAGCTCTCCACCCTTACGGATCCGGCGCAGAACCTCGGCGTGCAGGACCGCAAGTTCCAGAACTACAACCTCGGCTTCGGGATGTCCTGGGAGATCGACCTGTTCGGGCGGCTCCGCCGGGAGCGCGAGTCGGCCACCGCCGTCTTCTTCGCCTCCCAGGAGGCGCGCCGCGGCGTGGCCATCACCCTGGTGGCCGACGTGGCGCGCGCCTATTTCGATATGCGCGGCCTCGACCTGGAGCTGGAGATCGCCCGGCGCACGCTTCAAGTAAATGACGAGACGGTCGCCTTCTACCGCCGCCGGGTCGAGGGAGGCGTCTCCAACCAGCTGGAGCTCAACTCCGCGATCGCCAACCGGGCGCGGACTGCCGCCGCCATTCCGGAGCTGGAGCAGGAGATCGCTTTCCAGGAAAACCTCATCCATCTTCTCCTCGGGCAGGCTCCCGGGCCGGTGCCGCGCGGCAACTCGCTGGACGAGCAGTCGCATCCCCCCTCGGTTCCCGCCGGCCTCCCTTCGGCCCTGCTCGAGCGGCGACCCGACGTCCTGGAGTCCGAGCAGCTGCTGGTCGCCGCCAACGCCGACATCGGCGCGGCCAAGGCGCTGTTCTTTCCCACCATCTCGCTGACCGGCTTCTTCGGCGGCGCCAGCCACGACCTCTCGGATTTGGCCAATTCGGGCGCCCGCGTCTGGTCGCTCGGGGCCGGCTTGTTCCAGCCGCTGTTCCAGGGAGGCCGCATCAAGCGCAACTACGAGGCGGCCAAGGCGCGCTTCGACATCGCCTTGGCGCAATACCAGCGATCGGCCTTCAACTCGTTTCGCGAGGTGGCCGACGCGCTGGTGTCGATCCAGAAGCTGGAGGAAGCGCGGGTCGAGCGCGAGACGGGGGTGGAGGCGCTGCGCGACGCCGCGCAGCTGTCACGCCGGCGCTACAACGCCGGGCTGTCGAACTACCTCGAGATCCTGATCGCCGATCAGAACCTTTTCGACGAAGAGCGCCTCCTCGCCCGGACGCGCGGCTCCCAGATGGACGCCCTGGTAGAGCTCTACCGGGCGCTGGGCGGCGGCTGGTCCCCGGAGGCGATGACGCCGGCCGAGCCCGGGGGGAACCCCGCCTCGGAGAGCACGCCTCCCGCGACCGAGGCACCGCCGACGCCGTAGTGCCGGCGGCCTTCAGGAAACAACGCTCCGGGCCGGACCCGGGGCTTCCGCGTGCCAACTTCGAAACGTCCGCGACGCGCCGCCCCGCGCGGCCCCGGGGAGCCGATGCGAGCCTTCCTGCGCCAGCCGATCAACTGGTTGATCGTCTTCTTCCCGATCGCGCTCGTCATCGAGCATACGGGCGCCGCCGCCATGTGGGTCTTCGTCACCGCGGCGCTAGGGCTGGTCCCCCTGGCGGCCATCCTGGTGCAGGCCACGGAGCAGCTGGCGATGCGCACCGGCCCCGCGATCGGCGGCCTGCTGAACGCAATGTTCGGCAACGCCCCCGAGCTGATCATCGCCTTCGTGGCGCTGCGTGCCGGAGAGATTGCGCTGGTCAAGGCGTCGCTCGTCGGCGGCATGCTCGCCAACATCCTGTTCACGCTCGGATTGTCCTTCTTCGTCGGCGGCACGGCCTACAAGGAGCAGGAGTACAACGCCCGCGCCGCGCGCAACCAGTGCTCCCTGCTGCTGCTCGCCGCGCTGGCGATGATCGTGCCGAGCCTTTTCCACAATTTCATCACGCCCGAGACCGCACCGATCGAGCAGCAGCTCAACTACACGGTTGCCGGCGTGCTGCTCCTGGCCTACCTCTTGAGCCTGGTCTTCATGCTGAAGACCCACCCTGGCTTCTTCGCGGCGGAAGGCAGCGGCGGACATCACGAGGAGCCGGAGTGGAGCCAGGGTCTGGCAATCGGCGTCCTGCTGGCCACCTCGGTGGCGCTGGCCTTCATCAGCGAGGTCCTGGTCGGCTCGATCGAGGAGACGGCGCGGACTCTGGGTCTTTCGAAGGCCTTCATCGGCATCATCCTGCTGGCGCTGATCGGAGGGGCGGCCGAGATCTACGCCGCGGTCGCGTCGGCCCGCAAGAACCAGATGGATCTGTCGATCGGCATCGCTATCGGCAGCGGCTTGCAGCTGTCGATGTTCGTCGCCCCGGCTCTGGTCCTCGTCAGCGGCTTCCTCGCCCCGCAGCCGATGAACCTGGTGGTGGGGACGGTGGGCGCAGTCCTTATCTTCCTCTCCGCGCTGGTAACCCTGGTGATCGCCGGGGACGGCAGGTCGAACTGGTTCAAGGGAGCGCTGCTGATCTGCGTCTACGCGCTCATCGCGCTGTTCTGCTACTACCTGCCGGACGATCTGTCGCGCACGTCGATGCAGCCATGACCGCGAGGTCCCCCTCAGCGTCAGCCCCACCCGCGAACAAAGAGCGCTTCGTGGCGCGCTATCTCGACCTGGGTGACCGCCTGGGGGAAATCCTCTTCGGGCTGATCATGGTCCTGAGCTTCACTCTCGGGGCGGGCCTGGTCGTCCACGAAGGGGTGGACGCGACCAAGGAGATGCTGATCGGGATCATCGGCTGCAACATCGCCTGGGGCCTGATCGACGGCGTGATGTACATCCTCGGCTCGATGTTCGAAAGAGGACGCAGCGTGCATCTGCTGCATACCGTCCAGCGGGCCCGCGGCGACGGCGAAGCGCTGGAGATCATAAGCTCGGAGCTCGACCCGCGACTGGCGGCGATCACCTCGACCGCCGAGCGCGAGCGCCTCTACCGTGACATCCTGAAACGCCTGCGGACCTTTCATCCGCTGAAGACGACCCTGACGAAAGCCGATGTCTACGGGGCCATCGCCTCGTTCTGGCTGGTGGTCCTTTCGGCCATTCCCGCCGTCGTGCCGTTCCTGATCTTTCAGGATCGGCTCTTCGCGCTGCGGGTCTCCAATGGCTTGCTCCTGGCGATGCTGTTCTATGTCGGCTATCGCTGGGGGAAGGAGACCAACAGCCGCCCCTGGCTCATCGGGACGTGTCTGCTGGCCGTGGGCATCGCCATGGTCGGGACGGCCATCGCCCTCGGCGGTTGAGGAGCCATGCACCGACGCCGTATTGCTCGAATGCAGATCCGTCTCGGCCGCCGCCCCGCCGGCGTTGAGATACACATGAGTGAGCACCGCGCCTTGCGGGCCGGAGCGAGATTGTCGTGAGTCTCCTCCACCGCACCACACGCTGGCTGCTCATCCTGCTCGCCTTCGGGGCCAGCCTGCTGGCGGCCGTCGTCCTGGTTTTCGCAATCCAGGCGCGCCACCGGCTACCGGAGCTGCGGCCGTGGCACCGGCTGGCGCTGCAGGACTTCACGGCGGGCGCGCCCGGCGCTCCGGCGACCTTCCAAGACTACCGCCGCCTCGAGGATCGCCTTGCCGCGGAGGTGCGAGGCCGCATTCTCGATAATCCCGCGGCTGCCGACAAGATGGTCTACGGCCGCTACAACCCCGCCAGCGTCCCATCGCACCTGGCGCTCGACACTCCCTACAACCATTCCTATGAGCTGACGCCGGCCGGAGAGATCCAGTGCGGCGTCTTGCTGGTCCACGGCCTGTCCGATTCGCCTTACAGCATGCGGACGATAGGCGAGATCTTCCAGAGGCAGGGGTGCTACGTGGTCGTCCTGCGCCTGCCGGGTCACGGCACCGTTCCCTCGGGACTGCTGAAAGTGCGATGGCAGGACTGGTACGGCGCGGTGGTCCTGGCGGCAAAGCAGGTGGCGGCGCGCGCTTCTGGCAAGCCTCTCCTGGCGGGGGGACATTCCACCGGCGCCGCGCTGGTGAGCCTCTACTCGGTGCGGGCGCAGGCGGATTCGAGCCTGCCGCGCCCAGCGAGGATTTATCTCGTCTCGCCGGCCATCGGGATCTCGAAGGCCGCGGTGCTCACCAACATCCTCGCGTCGCTTTCCTTCCTTCCCCGCTTCGAGAAATCGGCCTGGCTCGACGTTCTGCCGGAGTTCGATCCCTACAAGTACAATTCCTTCCCGGTCAACGCCGCGAACCAGATCCACCGCCTGACGCGGGTCCTGCGCGCCGAGCTGCTGGATGCTGTGGAGAAGAAGCAGCTGGCGGGAATGCCCAAGGTGATGGTCTTCCAGTCGCTGGTCGACTCGACGGTCACCTCGGCGGAGGTGGTGCACGGACTGCTCGAGCTCCTGCCGCGCGGCGATAACGAGCTGGTGGTGTTCGACATCAACCGGGAGGAGAAGATACAGGGGTTCCTGGCGGCGGGACCGGTGGAGCAGCTGAAGCGGCTGCGGGCGGCGGGCGATCTCCCCTACCGCGTCACCATCATCGGCAACCCGTCAGAGGCGACGGACCGCATCGCCTCGATGAGCCGGATCGCCGGCTCGAACGACTTCGTCCAGGAGGACCTGCCGCTGACCTGGCCCGCGGGCATCTTCTCCCTCGGCCACGTCGCCCTCCCCTTCCCTCCCGACGATCCGGTGTATGGTCTGGAGCCGGCCGCCGGAGAGGGGCCACGGTTCAATCTCGGAGGGATCATGGCGCGCGGCGAGAGCGGCGCGCTGGTGGTGCCTCTCGGAATGTTCTCCCGCCTGCGCTGCAACCCCTTCTTCAGCGTGATCCAGAAAAAGATCGAGGAGTCGCTGCGCTAGGGCGCGGGCTTGCGGGTCGGATACCCGTCGTCGAGACGCCAGAACCCGGGACCGAGCCGCACCAAGGGCCTGCCGCTCGCCTCTCCTGGATCCCGGTTGTCCCGCAGGATCAAGATGATGTCGGAAAGCGCCGCAGGGTTGGAGTAGAAGTAGCTGTGCCCGATGAAACCTGCCTTGAGATTCGTGCTGACGAAGGCCCCTCCCCCATAACCCATGACGCTTCCCCGTTGTCTCTGGACATCGGACAAGTCTTCCTGGACGATACGCCCGACTCGTTTCTGGCTCACGAACAGCCAGGTCGAGAAGCCGATCGCTTCGTCCGACTTGGACATGTACACGGTCAGATGGTCGATCTTTGCCGGAACCTCCTCGGCCGTTATGCGCTGAGAGATCGCTTCCAGGTCGAGATCCGGCGCCGCGATGATCACGTTGCCCAACTTGCGATCTCCGGGTGGTACGTAATCGCGCCCGCCCCTTTCGATCAGGATCTCACGAAGCGCCGTCAGGAGCACGTCCGAGCCGCGGCTATGTGCGATGAAATGGATCTTTTCGATCTCCGGGATGTTCGCCAGGATGCGCATGATCTCTTTGAGGTGGAAGATCGTGTACTCGCCGGACTCGCGGTCGTAGAAATAGCCGCGGAGCCCTCCCATCCCCGCAGGCCAGGTGTAGGCGATCGGGACGCCCTGACGGGGCAGGAAATGCCAGATGGCGGCGATCACGGAGACGGCATGCTCGAAGTCGTTGTTGTAACCGTGGACGAAGACGTAGACGTCCTTCCTTGGCGTCTTCGCGAGACGCGAGCGCACGTCGTTCCGGAAGAGCTCGGCGACACGCTCGTGCTCCGCCACGACCTTCGGGTCGTAGTGGATCCTATGGTCGGTCCAGTCGGCCTGGGGGTCGAACGGCCATGGCGTCGGCGGGAATCGCCCCTTCTCCTCGACCTTCACGAGCTCACGGGGGAGGGGCCCCTCGCGCTTCCGGCTCCGGGAAGCCTTGACCAGCTCGTCCCAGGTGACGTTCTCGCCATACTGGATGACCGCGGAACCGAACGCCATCGAAGGGGATCGGCCGAAGTCGTAGGCGACCATGTCCTCCGCTGAGCCTTCGATCCTGCGACGGTCCGTGACATAGAGGACATCCACCTGGTTGTTGCGGAACTCGACCGGGACATCCGTGAACGGATTCGTCTCGGAATCGGCGTACAGGTTCGGCGTGGGCACCAGCTCAGGCGTCCCACCGGACACGAGCCAGAAGACCAACCCGCCCCCGAAGACCAGCATCCCAGCGATCAGGGTCAGCCATTTGACGCTCCGGCGCATGCGCATCTACGGTACCTCCCTTCCATGAGCCATGGCTTTCATCGCGTGGAGTTCCGTCTCTCTCCCCAGGAGAACAGGATCGCCCCACGCTCACCGCATGACCGTTGGTCAGAAGCCGACCGTCACTCCAGCCTGCATCCGCCAGGCGTCGCCATAAGGGCTGGTCAGATCGTTCTTGTCATAGTTGAAGTTGTACAGTGCCGAGAAATAAAAGCCGGCCCCGCGGCCGATCGGCGCGCTGTAGCCGCCTCCCGCCAGGAAGCTGTTGGCGGTATCCCGCTCCGTGTCGAAGTTGGGGAGGACGAATTCATAGTTGATAAACTCGTAGGCCCCTTCCAGGAAGATGCTCGGCAGGACGAAGTACCGCGTGAAGAGGGTCGCGCCGTATTCGTCGGTATTGATGTCCTCGGCATAGCGAGAATCGTTGACCCAGCGGTAGAATAGCTGCATGCCGCCGTCCAGCTTCGGCATGAAGCGATAGCCGATCAGGGGCGCGACCTCCACGTAATCGACATCGCCGAAAGACAATCCCAGCCCTCCTCCGAAGAAGAGCTTGTCCTTGACGGAGGGGGGCGGCGGATTGGATGGCGGCGGATTCTGGGTCTGCGCGAAGAGCTGCGGGAAGGTCAGAGCACAGAGAAGCAGTGCCGCGAGCCGCGGAAGCAGTCTCATCGACGCCCGCCGCCCCGGCCCCCGCCGCCGCGATATCCTCCGCCATAGCCGCCCCGATATCCCTGGGTGCGCTGCGCCCCGTTCTGGCGCGCCGTGTAGTCGCGATTCAAGCCGCTGTTTCCCGATCCTTTCCATGAGCTTCCTTCCCGGGTCTGCCACGACCCGCTGCCGTCCCGGCGATAGACGTTGCCGCTGCGGTCGGAATAGAGATTGTTGGAAGCACCCGCCGCGCTTCGCGCCTGCGGCCGCGTCGATTTGTCCGTCGTCGAAGCGGTGCGCGCCCGGTTCTCGGCGCGATTGTAGACGTTGCTGTTCGTCCCGTAGGGCGTGGGACGCGGCCGCCCCGGATTGTATCCGCCCGGCGGGCGGACGACTCCGCCCCCGCCGCCATAATAAGGAGGACGGTAGACCGGACCATAGTAGCCGCCATAGTACCCGCCGTAGTAGCCGCCCCCCCAGAAGGAGAAGACGAAGGGACCATAGCCGACGCTGAATCCAAGGCTCCAGCCGTAATAGGGGTTGTAGTGGGCATTGAAACCGAAGGTCACCGGGTGCGGATAGTAGACGTAGGGCGAGACATAGGGGGGATAGTACCAGCCGGTCCCCCAGACGACGGTACCGTAGTAGGGATAGCAGCCGACATAGCCGGGCAGGTACCCGACGTAGACCACCTCGGGGTTGGAATCGTAGACGTAGACATATTTCGTGTTGTACACCGGCTTGTCGGGAGGAATCTGCTGCACCTCGGGCGGCACCCGGTCGGCGACGATCCATGGGCCCTCCGGCGTGTCGGCGATGTACCAGACCGCCTGGTCGCAAAGGTAGTACTTCCCTTTTATGCGCAGGACCTGCGAGGCGGTGTTGACGGCGTATTCCACGTCGTCGGAAACCTTCTCGAACTTCGGCGGGCCGTCGTAGTCGACCTCTGCCTTGGCTTGGTCGCGCCGGACGGCGGCGGTCTGGGGGACCTGGGCCTCCATCAACGCATCTTCCGCCTGCTCGGTCCCCGCCACGCTGGAGAGCACCTCGCCGATGGGCGACGTAGGTGGGATCTTCTTGAAATCGGCCGGCAGGGCGTCCGCCTTCACGAGCTCCCAGGGATCCTTCATCCCCTTGCTGCGATACCAGCGTCCCGAGATCAGCACGTAGGTGTCCTGGCTGGGAACGTCCAGGATGATCGCACTCCCGGTGTTGGTCACGTAATGGAGATCGGTTCCGGTGACGGGAGTGTACTTCGGCTCCCCATCCAGGAGGATCAACTCCGCAGGCTGGGTGGACAAGATGATGCGCGGCGGCTTCTGCTTCGAATCCTGGGGAGGCTTCGGCTGCTCCTCGCCCTTTTTCGGAGCTTGGAGCTTCTCGTAGTACTTCGCGACTTCCTTGCCCGGCTTCTTGACCGCTTCCCATTCACCCTTGAGATCGGCCGCTGTGAACCAGACGGCGGAGCCGTTGAGGTAGTAGGCCTTGCCGTCGAAGACGAGGAAGTAAGGGGTGTTCACGACGCGCTTGAGCGATTCGAAGTCCGGAACGTCCCTCAGGATCGGCTCGCCATCCAGAAGGACCAGCACCGCCGGAACCTTCTCGATCAGGATCCGGGGCGCCTTGGTGTTGAATCCATCGGCGTACTTCTTCTCCTTCTCCACCAGCCTGAGGCTGGCAATCAGCCGGTCGAGGGAATCGTCGAACTCCCATTTCGGCACTTCCTTCTCGATCAGCGAGGCCAGCTTCTGCTCGCTCTCGGGCGTGCTTCCCGGGAACCGCGATTTCGGGATGGTGACGTCGGCGTACTGGACGGTGCGGTGCTCGCGATCCACGTCGACGCGGGCCCGGAACCAGGCGGTGCCGAACACCGGCTCCGGCTTGGTCTTGAGCTTGATCGAGACCGCCGCTCTGCCGGTGAGGATGTTTCCTTCATAGCCGTCGGGCTGCGGCTGGTAGACCAGAATGCGGCCTTCTTCCGCCTTGATCTCGCGCGGCCAGGCGGTCTTGTCCGCCGCCTGGAGCGACGTTGCGATCATGAGAACAGCAGCGGCCGGGAAGGCGCGGAGGGTGCGGGAGGGTGGCAAGACGACTCCGGGTGGTTGGCCTGCCGAAAGCGTTCGGCATCATATCATAGGGTTTGGCCCTCCCGGCCGGGGGAGGAAAGCGGAGTCGAGGCCACCCCGCAGGGTCGGCCGGGGGCGCGCTGCGCGAGACTTCATTATATATGTTCGGATACAATGCGCCGGCCCCGGACGGTCCGGGCGCTTTGAGGGGGATTGGAGAATGCAAGGTATCATCCGTGCCCGCCATGACAGCAAGGCCGCGGCTCTGCTGCTTCTCGCCTGGCTCGTCATGGCGGCGGAGACGCCTGCGTCCGCCGTCGTCACGCTGGTGGAGGGAGAGAAGGGAAAGCTGGAGGCCGACTTCCGCTTGATGGTCTGGGCGGTCGACTCCGGTCCCGACCTGCCGCTGCTCCCGGGTTTGAATTCCGCCCCGCCTCCCCCGCAGGAGGAGAACATCCAGGATTTCTCGGTGCGCCGGATGCGAGTCATCTTCCGCGCGCAGCTGGGAGAGAAGCTGGAGATCGCACTGCAGGCCGGCCTGGACAACGAGGGGAGCAAGATACTGCGCGACGACGCCGGCTTCCGGATCAAGGACGCCTACCTCAACTACAAACAAGCCGACGCGCTCCAGATCATGGCTGGGCAGTTCAAGGTCCCCTTCCTGCGCCAGAACCTCTGCTCGGGATTCAATCAGCTCCTGGTGGACCGCTCGTTCGTGGTGGCACAGCGCCCGGCCATCGAGGGACAGCGCGACCTGGGCGGGATGGTCTGGGGAAACCACGGCGGCTTCCAGTATCGGACCGCCCTGTTCGACGGCAGCGATCAGGAGGATGTGAACAGTCGCAGCAGCCTGCGCGGGACGGTGCGGCTTTCCTACAACTGGTTTACCCCCGAGCCGGGCACAAGCTACACCGGCACGACGCTGGGCCAGAAGCGCATCCTGCAGATTTCCGGACAGGTCGACGCACAGAACGACCGCGTCGATGCGCGTGACGATGCCGGGTTCACCACGGAGCATCGCGATTACCACGCCTGGGCGGCGGAGTTCTTCTACGACCAGCCGTTCGCCGAGCGCTGGGCCGTCACCTTGGAGGGAGCCCGTCTCGAGCGCAACGATGACTATGAAACGGCCGGGCTCGACACGCGCCACATCGACGGGACCTACGGGCAGGGAGGGCTGCTGCTGCCCTTCAACGTGGGACCGGGGCGGCTGCAGCTGGCCGGGCGCTGGGAGGAGATCGAGTCGACCCGCGGCCTGGAGGAAACTTCGCTGCGTGCCCGCACTTTCGGATTGACCTGGTTCACGACGGGGCACGATCGCAAGATCCAGTTCGACCACGGCGAGGTGCACGAGCGACCGGTGGATCTGGACGACAACTTCTACCGGCTTTCCTTCGCCGTGATGTTCTGAGCCGCGCGCGGCAGCTCGAGGACGGCGAGCAGGCCGCCCGCCACCACATTCTCCAGCCGGACGGAGCCGCGGTGCAGCTTCGCCACCTCCTGCGCAAAGTTGAGACCCAGTCCCGTGCTCTTCTTGCCGGTGTCGGGCCGCTGCAACGAGAAAAACCGCTGGAAGAGCTTCCCCTTGGCGTACTCGGGAATGCCCGGACCCTGGTCCTGGATCTCCAGACGGATAGTCGCCTCTTGGCACACGGCCCGCACCACGATCGTGCCGCCCGGAGGGCTGAAGTCGATGGCATTTTGCAGGAGGTTCGACAATGCCTGGTGGAGCAGAAAGGGGTCGCCCTCGATCTCGAGGTCCGGCTCGAGCTCGAGGCGGAGCGTCAGGTGCTTGCGAGCCAGCAGCGCCGCCTTGCTTTCCTGCGCGCCGCGCACCAGCTCCGCCACCCGCACACGCTCGACACTCTGCAGCGAGCGGCGCGTCTCCAGCTCCGACAGGGCGAGCATGCGCTCGACCAGATCCTCGAGGCGGACGGCCTCGCCGTGGATGTTCGCCAGGAAGCGGGCACGGTCGGCTTCCGGCATCCCTTCCTGGAGCAGCTCCGCCGCTCCCCGGATCGCCGAGATGGGACTCTTGAGCTCGTGCGTCAGGGTCTGGACGTACTCTTCCACGTACTTCTTCCCTTCCAGGGCCTCGCGCATCCGATCGAAGGCGTCACCCATTCGCTTAAGCTCCATCCCCGCCAGGCGCGGTAGCGTGGCGGACCTTCCCTCGCGAACGTCTTCGGCATAGCGCGTCAAGGATCCAATCTGGCGGGCGATCCACCAGGAGACGAGCAGGCTCAGAAGGACGGCCACCGCCCCGGAGAGCGCCGCGATGCGGAAGATCTCCGGCTTGGCCGAGCGCAGGAAGGCATTGATGCTGGTGGTCGGCTCCGCCACCGTCAGCACCCCCACCGTCTCTCCCCCGACCTGGATCGGCGCCGCGACATAGAGGACCGCCGAGGCAGGATCGTCCGGGTCCTCCCGCGTGGTGCGGGCGCCGTATTCTCCCTTCAACGTCAATCCGACGTCGCGCCAGTTGCCGTAGTCGACGCCGACGTTGTCTGGATCCCGCGAGTCGAACACGATCTTGCCGGTGGCGTCGGTGATGTAGACGTGTCGATCGACCCGCTCCTTGCGCATCTCGTAAATCTTCGCTGAGAGCTCGCGCCCCCTCGCCTCCTGCAGGGTCTTCGACCACTCATGGGGGCTGAAGCTTCCCGCCTCCATCTCGTGGCCCACGCGGGTGGCCAGCAGGTTCGCCTCGTCCACCAGCGGCTCTTCCAGCGACTCGAGGTAGCGCGTCCGCAGATCGGAGGCGATGCGCAGGATCGGGTAGGAGAAGCAGAGGGCGAAGATGGCCGAGTAGGCGAGAAAGAGGGCGCTTCCCAGTCTCACCAGGACTCTTTCAGGGAGTAGCCGACCCCCCGGTGGGTCACGATCGGATCGCCGTCAGGGTCGACGGCCTTCAGCTTGGCGCGCAGGTTCTTGATGTGTCCGTCGACGCTCCTCTCCAGGCTGGTGCCCGGCTGCTCCCAGACGATCGACTTGAGCTGCTCGCGCGAGTAGACCTGGCCCGGGCGGCGCAGGAAGGTGACCAGCAGCTCGAATTCGGTGCGCGACAGCTCCAGCGTCCTGCCGCGGTAGTCGATGCGGCGCCGATCGGTGTCGACAACGAAGGCGGGGTGCCGTCCCCGCGGCGGCGCCGCGGCGGCCGTCCGGCGCAGCACCGCTTTGACGCGAGCCGACAGCTCGCGCGGCGAGAAGGGCTTGGGCACGTAGTCGTCGGCGCCCATCTCCAATCCGAGGACTCGATCGATCTCCGC
Proteins encoded in this region:
- a CDS encoding efflux transporter outer membrane subunit — translated: MRQSRAAAVLAGLLTLATLQTGCLLGPSYQRPPIESPATHRPLEGEATEQSLADLPWWEVFQDPALQELIHQALQGSFDLRIAAGRVEEARARAGIAKSFLFPEVNLTGGYTTEQLSTLTDPAQNLGVQDRKFQNYNLGFGMSWEIDLFGRLRRERESATAVFFASQEARRGVAITLVADVARAYFDMRGLDLELEIARRTLQVNDETVAFYRRRVEGGVSNQLELNSAIANRARTAAAIPELEQEIAFQENLIHLLLGQAPGPVPRGNSLDEQSHPPSVPAGLPSALLERRPDVLESEQLLVAANADIGAAKALFFPTISLTGFFGGASHDLSDLANSGARVWSLGAGLFQPLFQGGRIKRNYEAAKARFDIALAQYQRSAFNSFREVADALVSIQKLEEARVERETGVEALRDAAQLSRRRYNAGLSNYLEILIADQNLFDEERLLARTRGSQMDALVELYRALGGGWSPEAMTPAEPGGNPASESTPPATEAPPTP
- the cax gene encoding calcium/proton exchanger, which codes for MRAFLRQPINWLIVFFPIALVIEHTGAAAMWVFVTAALGLVPLAAILVQATEQLAMRTGPAIGGLLNAMFGNAPELIIAFVALRAGEIALVKASLVGGMLANILFTLGLSFFVGGTAYKEQEYNARAARNQCSLLLLAALAMIVPSLFHNFITPETAPIEQQLNYTVAGVLLLAYLLSLVFMLKTHPGFFAAEGSGGHHEEPEWSQGLAIGVLLATSVALAFISEVLVGSIEETARTLGLSKAFIGIILLALIGGAAEIYAAVASARKNQMDLSIGIAIGSGLQLSMFVAPALVLVSGFLAPQPMNLVVGTVGAVLIFLSALVTLVIAGDGRSNWFKGALLICVYALIALFCYYLPDDLSRTSMQP
- a CDS encoding VIT family protein, whose translation is MTARSPSASAPPANKERFVARYLDLGDRLGEILFGLIMVLSFTLGAGLVVHEGVDATKEMLIGIIGCNIAWGLIDGVMYILGSMFERGRSVHLLHTVQRARGDGEALEIISSELDPRLAAITSTAERERLYRDILKRLRTFHPLKTTLTKADVYGAIASFWLVVLSAIPAVVPFLIFQDRLFALRVSNGLLLAMLFYVGYRWGKETNSRPWLIGTCLLAVGIAMVGTAIALGG
- a CDS encoding alpha/beta fold hydrolase, producing the protein MSLLHRTTRWLLILLAFGASLLAAVVLVFAIQARHRLPELRPWHRLALQDFTAGAPGAPATFQDYRRLEDRLAAEVRGRILDNPAAADKMVYGRYNPASVPSHLALDTPYNHSYELTPAGEIQCGVLLVHGLSDSPYSMRTIGEIFQRQGCYVVVLRLPGHGTVPSGLLKVRWQDWYGAVVLAAKQVAARASGKPLLAGGHSTGAALVSLYSVRAQADSSLPRPARIYLVSPAIGISKAAVLTNILASLSFLPRFEKSAWLDVLPEFDPYKYNSFPVNAANQIHRLTRVLRAELLDAVEKKQLAGMPKVMVFQSLVDSTVTSAEVVHGLLELLPRGDNELVVFDINREEKIQGFLAAGPVEQLKRLRAAGDLPYRVTIIGNPSEATDRIASMSRIAGSNDFVQEDLPLTWPAGIFSLGHVALPFPPDDPVYGLEPAAGEGPRFNLGGIMARGESGALVVPLGMFSRLRCNPFFSVIQKKIEESLR
- a CDS encoding alpha/beta hydrolase, encoding MRMRRSVKWLTLIAGMLVFGGGLVFWLVSGGTPELVPTPNLYADSETNPFTDVPVEFRNNQVDVLYVTDRRRIEGSAEDMVAYDFGRSPSMAFGSAVIQYGENVTWDELVKASRSRKREGPLPRELVKVEEKGRFPPTPWPFDPQADWTDHRIHYDPKVVAEHERVAELFRNDVRSRLAKTPRKDVYVFVHGYNNDFEHAVSVIAAIWHFLPRQGVPIAYTWPAGMGGLRGYFYDRESGEYTIFHLKEIMRILANIPEIEKIHFIAHSRGSDVLLTALREILIERGGRDYVPPGDRKLGNVIIAAPDLDLEAISQRITAEEVPAKIDHLTVYMSKSDEAIGFSTWLFVSQKRVGRIVQEDLSDVQRQRGSVMGYGGGAFVSTNLKAGFIGHSYFYSNPAALSDIILILRDNRDPGEASGRPLVRLGPGFWRLDDGYPTRKPAP